The genomic interval ATATCCTGGAACCTCCGAAACTGATGGGGAACCGGGACGCCGATATGCTGGGGAGCCTTGAAATAAGAGAGGATAAGTGGCAACTTGGCTGGAAGGTGGCTCCCGCGTTTTTGGGAAATGACCCTCAAGACATGGCTTCCATGGCAGTAATGCACATTGTAGATAAGGAGACGGGCGTTCCCAGGCAATTCAGAACGATATCTCCGGACCGACCAGAGGATTTATGGATTGATTTCTGGAGGGAACTTGTCTCCATGGTTAAGGAGGAAAAGTTTCTGCCTTCCGTGATAGAGGTTTCGGACCCCTGGGTGGCCGAGGCGATCAAACCCCTCGGCGACTTGGGGATAAGGATTGTAGAGCGGGAGTTTTTGCCCGAGCTGGAGGCGGTATTTGATTTTGTGTTTAGTCAAATGCCCCGGGGCGGGTAAGAATGACAGGGTTAGAAGTCGCGGTATTCAACCGTATTATATACAAGCTTTTAGTTACTGTATTTGAGGATATATTTTAATGGAAACATCTTTGGGACAACCGGGGGAGAAGGAACGGATCGAGGCGTAGGTCACCAAAGAAATGAAGGACCTTATACTAAAAGCCTCCTTGATGAAAGTCAGAAGCACCAGTGATTTTGTGGTCGCATCAGCCTTTGAGGCTGCAAGGGAAACTATCAGGACAAGGACAACTCTGGAACTGAGCGTCAGAGACCAGATAGCCTTCGCTGAATTGGCGATCAAGCAGTCCTCCCCGAACGAGAGACTGAGAAAGGCAGCCGATCGATCGGGATGTCCCGGCAATTGCAGGATTTTATACCCTGTCCGTGTATTCAGTAAACCTTTCGGACGTTCCTCCCTCCATGGGGAAAAAGATCCCGCGGTATCCTCATGTACCAGCGGTACTCCTGGGAAGACTGGTGTTAGACAAGTGTTACCGGGGGAAAGGTGTTGGAGAAGACCTTCTTCTTGACGCCATGAACCGGCTGAACGACAACGATATCTCCTGGTGGGCAATGGCGGTTGATGCAAAGGATGGGTCCAGGGAGTTTTATCTCCATTATGGTTTTCAACAATTCAAGGATTCGCCCGACCGGCTTTTCTTCCCATGTAAACTACCAGGGCTGCGATATTAAACGACCAGTAAATTCCTGGGCTTTGAATCGCGGCATTTGCTTACGAATACGGTGTGTCAGGCGAAGTGTAAGCTGGTGAGGACGGCTGTGTAGAAGTCTTCCAGGTCCTTGAGGTTTTTGGTGAGGATGGATTTAAGGATCTCCAGGTTGAGAGCCTGGTAGTTGTGAATGGCTATGTTGCGGAAACCCGTCATCTTCTCCATCCTTGAGGCTGTGAGTGGGTCTATCAGGCCTTTGTCCCTTAACAGGGTGAAATTTTCCCTTACCGTCTCGGGAAGCCCAAGCCCTTCGGAGGCCACGATGTGCGAGGCCAGATCGATAGAGGCCTGGATGGCACGCTGGAGGTTGAGGACATAGATATCCTGCTTGTCGATGTCATCCAGGCTGGCAGGGTCGAGGGCGGTGACATCCCGGATCCTTTCTAGGCATTTCTGAATGGTAGCCACTTTCGCAATTACTATGTCCTTGGCAGGCATAGATTCTTCTCCGCAGAATCTTCTCTTCCGCTTCCTTTCGATAGAATTTCAGGTCGCTATATTCGTTGAGAGTCTTGGTGAAGTACTCTTCATAAGCATTTTTCCCCCTGTGGATGACCAGGCCGTTTTTGAGCGCCTGCATCC from Thermovirga sp. carries:
- a CDS encoding GNAT family N-acetyltransferase, which gives rise to MGKKIPRYPHVPAVLLGRLVLDKCYRGKGVGEDLLLDAMNRLNDNDISWWAMAVDAKDGSREFYLHYGFQQFKDSPDRLFFPCKLPGLRY
- a CDS encoding DUF86 domain-containing protein — its product is MPAKDIVIAKVATIQKCLERIRDVTALDPASLDDIDKQDIYVLNLQRAIQASIDLASHIVASEGLGLPETVRENFTLLRDKGLIDPLTASRMEKMTGFRNIAIHNYQALNLEILKSILTKNLKDLEDFYTAVLTSLHFA
- a CDS encoding nucleotidyltransferase domain-containing protein; translation: DVDVAVLFDQFPDANQVANLREALTLLLRKDVDLVLLNSAGPIIRMQALKNGLVIHRGKNAYEEYFTKTLNEYSDLKFYRKEAEEKILRRRIYACQGHSNCESGYHSEMPRKDPGCHRPRPCQPG